From the Gallaecimonas mangrovi genome, one window contains:
- a CDS encoding TetR-like C-terminal domain-containing protein: MGRRNDHSADEFDQMVVRTVWHWLESRSASELSLRKIAGLIGYAPSTLVSVYGSYSLLLLRVNSFILDQLTLALKEQVQSDSPREQLLETALAYLGFAKQYPHAFRLVFEHKMPEGQKLPAFFNEKLAAMFDMVEGPLTVLHNHLTSQQLEMEARMLWASVHGICNLDIDDKLFWDGGGGEALICTLLGNLLDKESP, translated from the coding sequence ATGGGTAGAAGAAATGATCACAGTGCCGATGAGTTCGACCAGATGGTGGTGCGAACTGTCTGGCACTGGTTAGAAAGCCGCAGCGCGAGCGAACTTAGCCTGAGAAAAATAGCCGGGCTGATTGGTTACGCGCCCAGTACATTGGTGTCCGTTTATGGCAGTTATTCGTTGCTGCTGTTACGGGTGAATAGTTTCATCCTGGATCAGCTCACCCTGGCATTAAAAGAACAAGTACAAAGTGATTCACCCCGGGAACAGCTTTTGGAAACAGCCCTAGCCTATTTAGGCTTTGCCAAGCAATATCCCCACGCCTTTCGTTTGGTGTTTGAACACAAAATGCCAGAGGGGCAAAAACTGCCCGCGTTTTTCAATGAAAAACTCGCTGCCATGTTCGACATGGTCGAGGGCCCGTTAACCGTGCTTCATAACCATCTGACATCACAGCAGTTAGAGATGGAAGCGCGTATGTTGTGGGCCAGCGTGCACGGTATCTGTAATTTAGATATTGACGACAAATTATTCTGGGACGGCGGCGGTGGCGAAGCGCTTATCTGCACGCTATTAGGCAATTTGCTGGATAAGGAAAGCCCATGA